A stretch of the Flavobacterium sp. 5 genome encodes the following:
- a CDS encoding BT_3987 domain-containing protein encodes MNKLILYTYLLLGCLFVSCNDSIDETVNERTSFNLDLYFETYGFQKAEMSTTEDEFSYILKIKNKDAAPLDVTLKVDEQILNDYNSVQKTDYKILPASYYTLTESLKLNAIETSTPIVFNIQKIVDELGLEASANYVVPIKLQSNTADSNNDSIGSQAIVHVAIADPTLFFDDKVVKLVVDDTVAKPILKVYAKYNFNNIDVSKFTVQANPDKVATYNAANNTNYLSFPAGSYSFKSIEVDKSKHQLTISYELDSKLLDTEGINSYLLPLDFVSAEYIIQPDTTINLDVSFKSTKPVYEGVFDLTTNQPPTNDYFGYQVTIDLSQAAKLLKTTEDELKIRSNIVFYAINNDDRTFMKDYTANPPGFWFSKNGNAEGYNDNSLMYVEYDNDGILNIGQFPDATVSGDKYTVSMALVYNGLMVRYNIHLNIN; translated from the coding sequence ATGAATAAATTAATTTTATATACTTACCTCCTACTAGGATGCTTATTTGTATCCTGTAACGACTCGATAGACGAAACTGTAAATGAAAGGACTAGTTTTAATCTCGATTTGTATTTTGAAACGTATGGTTTTCAAAAGGCAGAAATGTCAACAACAGAAGATGAGTTTAGCTATATTTTAAAAATAAAAAATAAAGATGCAGCACCTTTAGATGTAACTTTAAAAGTTGATGAACAAATTCTGAATGATTACAATAGCGTTCAGAAAACGGATTATAAAATACTACCAGCAAGTTATTATACGCTAACAGAATCATTAAAACTTAATGCAATAGAAACTAGTACACCTATAGTTTTTAATATTCAAAAAATTGTAGATGAGTTAGGTTTAGAAGCTTCTGCAAATTATGTGGTTCCAATAAAACTACAATCAAATACTGCGGATTCTAATAATGACAGCATTGGTAGTCAAGCAATAGTGCATGTTGCTATAGCAGATCCAACACTCTTTTTTGACGATAAAGTGGTAAAGCTTGTCGTTGACGATACCGTAGCAAAACCAATTTTAAAAGTGTATGCTAAATATAATTTTAATAACATTGATGTTTCTAAATTCACAGTTCAAGCAAATCCAGATAAAGTTGCGACTTATAATGCTGCTAATAATACCAATTATTTGAGTTTTCCAGCAGGTAGTTATAGCTTTAAATCCATCGAAGTTGATAAAAGTAAGCATCAATTAACAATAAGCTATGAACTAGATTCAAAATTACTAGATACCGAAGGTATTAATTCTTACCTGTTGCCTTTAGATTTTGTTTCAGCTGAATATATTATACAGCCAGATACAACCATTAATTTAGATGTTAGCTTTAAATCTACAAAACCAGTATATGAAGGCGTTTTCGATTTAACTACAAATCAACCACCAACAAATGACTATTTTGGTTATCAAGTAACTATTGATTTATCTCAAGCAGCTAAACTTTTGAAAACTACAGAAGACGAATTAAAAATAAGAAGCAATATTGTTTTTTATGCTATCAATAACGATGATAGAACTTTTATGAAAGATTATACAGCTAATCCTCCAGGTTTTTGGTTTAGTAAAAATGGTAATGCTGAGGGTTATAATGATAATTCATTAATGTATGTAGAGTATGACAATGATGGCATACTTAATATTGGTCAATTCCCAGATGCAACAGTATCAGGAGATAAATATACGGTCTCAATGGCTTTGGTCTATAATGGATTAATGGTACGATATAATATACATTTAAATATAAATTAA